In Monodelphis domestica isolate mMonDom1 chromosome 3, mMonDom1.pri, whole genome shotgun sequence, the following proteins share a genomic window:
- the LRRC8E gene encoding volume-regulated anion channel subunit LRRC8E isoform X1 produces the protein MTFKVPSVLTFCNSSRGRMIPVAEFKQFTEQQPAFKVLKPWWDVLAEYITVAMLMIGVFGCTLQVTQDKIICLPSHVPRENLSETPCGELPRGISGDTEDLRELSGLKNNLDLQQYSFINQLCYETALHWYAKYFPYLVVIHTLIFMVCTSFWFKFPGTSSKIEHFISILGKCFDSPWTTRALSEVSGENHKGTSGRVTATAIAGSGKTGESEKGLTEPEKVVMEPPAVTLLDKKEGEQAKALFEKVKKFRVHVEEGDILYTMYIRQTVLKVCKFLAILIYNVIYVEKINFLVACQVETAEVTGYASFCCNHTKAHLFAKLAFCYISFVCVYGLTCLYTLYWLFHRPLKEYSFCSVREETGMGDIPDVKNDFAFMLHLIDQYDSLYSKRFAVFLSEVSESRLKQLNLNHEWTPEKLRQKLQRNGRGRLELALCMLPGLPDTVFELIETESLKLEAICDITFPPTLSQLVHLEELSLLHSPAKLPFSSFVFLRDRLKVVRVKCEELREVPLWVFGLRSLEELHLEGLFPPELARAANLESLKELKLLKCLSLRSNAGKMPPSVTDVAGHLQQLSLHNDGTRLLTLNGLKKLTALRELELVGCGLERIPHAVFSLTALQELDLKDNHLRSIEEILSFQHCRKLVTLKLWHNQIAYVPEHVRKLKSLEQLYLSHNKLETLTPQLCFCTNLRLLDISHNGLRSLPPEVGILQNLQHLAVSYNALEGLPDELFFCQKLRTLLLGYNHLSQLSPRVAALRALSRLELKGNRLEALPEELGNCGGLKKSGLLVEEALYEGLPAEVREKMEEE, from the coding sequence ATCATTTGTCTGCCTAGTCATGTGCCCCGGGAGAATCTATCAGAGACCCCATGTGGGGAGCTGCCCCGGGGAATCTCCGGGGACACAGAGGACCTTCGGGAGCTCAGTGGCCTCAAGAACAACCTGGACTTACAACAGTATAGCTTCATCAACCAGCTTTGCTACGAGACAGCCCTCCACTGGTATGCCAAGTACTTCCCCTACCTCGTTGTCATCCATACCCTCATCTTCATGGTCTGCACAAGCTTCTGGTTTAAGTTCCCTGGAACCAGTTCCAAGATCGAACACTTTATTTCTATCTTGGGCAAATGCTTTGATTCACCATGGACCACTCGGGCCCTGTCGGAAGTTTCTGGTGAGAACCACAAGGGTACCTCAGGACGGGTAACAGCCACGGCCATAGCTGGGTCAGGAAAGACAGGCGAGTCAGAGAAGGGGCTGACTGAGCCAGAGAAGGTGGTGATGGAACCCCCAGCTGTCACTCTGTTGGACAAAAAGGAAGGGGAGCAGGCCAAGGCCCTGTTTGAGAAGGTCAAGAAATTCCGTGTGCATGTGGAAGAGGGTGACATTCTCTATACCATGTACATTCGCCAGACGGTGCTCAAGGTGTGCAAGTTCCTGGCCATTCTGATCTATAATGTCATCTACGTGGAGAAGATCAACTTCTTGGTGGCCTGCCAGGTGGAGACAGCAGAAGTCACAGGGTATGCCAGCTTCTGCTGTAACCACACGAAGGCTCACCTCTTTGCCAAGCTGGCTTTCTGCTACATCTCCTTCGTGTGTGTCTATGGTCTCACTTGCCTCTATACCCTGTACTGGCTCTTTCACCGGCCCCTCAAGGAGTATTCTTTCTGCTCAGTGAGAGAGGAAACGGGAATGGGTGACATTCCAGACGTCAAGAACGACTTTGCCTTCATGCTCCACCTCATTGACCAGTATGATTCACTTTACTCCAAACGCTTTGCCGTCTTCCTCTCCGAGGTCAGCGAAAGCCGACTCAAGCAACTCAATCTCAACCATGAATGGACGCCAGAGAAACTGCGCCAGAAGCTCCAGCGCAATGGGAGAGGGCGGCTAGAGCTGGCACTGTGCATGCTGCCAGGGCTACCCGACACAGTGTTTGAGCTGATCGAGACAGAGTCTCTCAAGCTGGAGGCCATCTGTGATATCacttttcctcccaccctctcccagCTGGTTCACCTGGAAGAGCTCAGCCTGCTCCATTCCCCTGCCAAGCTgcccttctcttcctttgttttcttgaGGGACAGACTGAAGGTGGTGAGGGTCAAGTGTGAGGAGCTTCGAGAAGTACCCCTGTGGGTGTTTGGGCTCcggagcctggaggagctccatCTGGAGGGCCTCTTCCCTCCAGAACTTGCTCGAGCCGCTAATCTGGAGAGCCTTAAAGAGCTAAAGCTCCTCAAGTGCCTCTCCTTGAGAAGCAATGCGGGCAAGATGCCCCCCAGTGTGACGGACGTGGCGGGCCACCTGCAGCAGCTCAGTCTCCACAACGATGGGACGAGGCTGCTGACCCTCAATGGACTCAAGAAGCTCACGGCGCTGAGAGAGTTAGAGCTGGTAGGCTGTGGGCTGGAGAGGATACCCCATGCTGTCTTCAGTTTGACTGCGCTTCAGGAGTTAGACCTGAAGGACAACCACCTCCGCTCCATTGAGGAGATCCTGAGCTTCCAGCACTGTCGAAAACTGGTCACGCTCAAGCTATGGCACAACCAGATTGCTTATGTCCCGGAGCATGTTCGCAAACTGAAGAGTTTAGAGCAGCTATACCTCAGCCACAACAAGTTGGAGACTCTGACGCCCCAGCTCTGTTTCTGCACCAACCTCCGCCTTCTTGACATTTCGCACAATGGCCTGCGCTCCTTGCCCCCAGAGGTGGGCATTCTCCAAAATTTGCAGCATCTTGCAGTTTCCTACAATGCTCTGGAGGGACTCCCCGATGAACTCTTCTTTTGCCAAAAGCTTCGGACTCTACTGCTGGGTTACAATCATCTGAGCCAGCTCTCACCACGAGTGGCTGCACTGCGAGCCCTCAGCCGCCTGGAACTCAAGGGGAACCGGCTAGAGGCTTTACCTGAAGAACTTGGCAACTGTGGGGGACTCAAAAAATCAGGACTGCTGGTAGAGGAGGCCCTGTATGAGGGATTGCCTGCTGAAGTGCGGGAGAAAATGGAGGAGGAATAG
- the LRRC8E gene encoding volume-regulated anion channel subunit LRRC8E isoform X2 produces the protein MIPVAEFKQFTEQQPAFKVLKPWWDVLAEYITVAMLMIGVFGCTLQVTQDKIICLPSHVPRENLSETPCGELPRGISGDTEDLRELSGLKNNLDLQQYSFINQLCYETALHWYAKYFPYLVVIHTLIFMVCTSFWFKFPGTSSKIEHFISILGKCFDSPWTTRALSEVSGENHKGTSGRVTATAIAGSGKTGESEKGLTEPEKVVMEPPAVTLLDKKEGEQAKALFEKVKKFRVHVEEGDILYTMYIRQTVLKVCKFLAILIYNVIYVEKINFLVACQVETAEVTGYASFCCNHTKAHLFAKLAFCYISFVCVYGLTCLYTLYWLFHRPLKEYSFCSVREETGMGDIPDVKNDFAFMLHLIDQYDSLYSKRFAVFLSEVSESRLKQLNLNHEWTPEKLRQKLQRNGRGRLELALCMLPGLPDTVFELIETESLKLEAICDITFPPTLSQLVHLEELSLLHSPAKLPFSSFVFLRDRLKVVRVKCEELREVPLWVFGLRSLEELHLEGLFPPELARAANLESLKELKLLKCLSLRSNAGKMPPSVTDVAGHLQQLSLHNDGTRLLTLNGLKKLTALRELELVGCGLERIPHAVFSLTALQELDLKDNHLRSIEEILSFQHCRKLVTLKLWHNQIAYVPEHVRKLKSLEQLYLSHNKLETLTPQLCFCTNLRLLDISHNGLRSLPPEVGILQNLQHLAVSYNALEGLPDELFFCQKLRTLLLGYNHLSQLSPRVAALRALSRLELKGNRLEALPEELGNCGGLKKSGLLVEEALYEGLPAEVREKMEEE, from the coding sequence ATCATTTGTCTGCCTAGTCATGTGCCCCGGGAGAATCTATCAGAGACCCCATGTGGGGAGCTGCCCCGGGGAATCTCCGGGGACACAGAGGACCTTCGGGAGCTCAGTGGCCTCAAGAACAACCTGGACTTACAACAGTATAGCTTCATCAACCAGCTTTGCTACGAGACAGCCCTCCACTGGTATGCCAAGTACTTCCCCTACCTCGTTGTCATCCATACCCTCATCTTCATGGTCTGCACAAGCTTCTGGTTTAAGTTCCCTGGAACCAGTTCCAAGATCGAACACTTTATTTCTATCTTGGGCAAATGCTTTGATTCACCATGGACCACTCGGGCCCTGTCGGAAGTTTCTGGTGAGAACCACAAGGGTACCTCAGGACGGGTAACAGCCACGGCCATAGCTGGGTCAGGAAAGACAGGCGAGTCAGAGAAGGGGCTGACTGAGCCAGAGAAGGTGGTGATGGAACCCCCAGCTGTCACTCTGTTGGACAAAAAGGAAGGGGAGCAGGCCAAGGCCCTGTTTGAGAAGGTCAAGAAATTCCGTGTGCATGTGGAAGAGGGTGACATTCTCTATACCATGTACATTCGCCAGACGGTGCTCAAGGTGTGCAAGTTCCTGGCCATTCTGATCTATAATGTCATCTACGTGGAGAAGATCAACTTCTTGGTGGCCTGCCAGGTGGAGACAGCAGAAGTCACAGGGTATGCCAGCTTCTGCTGTAACCACACGAAGGCTCACCTCTTTGCCAAGCTGGCTTTCTGCTACATCTCCTTCGTGTGTGTCTATGGTCTCACTTGCCTCTATACCCTGTACTGGCTCTTTCACCGGCCCCTCAAGGAGTATTCTTTCTGCTCAGTGAGAGAGGAAACGGGAATGGGTGACATTCCAGACGTCAAGAACGACTTTGCCTTCATGCTCCACCTCATTGACCAGTATGATTCACTTTACTCCAAACGCTTTGCCGTCTTCCTCTCCGAGGTCAGCGAAAGCCGACTCAAGCAACTCAATCTCAACCATGAATGGACGCCAGAGAAACTGCGCCAGAAGCTCCAGCGCAATGGGAGAGGGCGGCTAGAGCTGGCACTGTGCATGCTGCCAGGGCTACCCGACACAGTGTTTGAGCTGATCGAGACAGAGTCTCTCAAGCTGGAGGCCATCTGTGATATCacttttcctcccaccctctcccagCTGGTTCACCTGGAAGAGCTCAGCCTGCTCCATTCCCCTGCCAAGCTgcccttctcttcctttgttttcttgaGGGACAGACTGAAGGTGGTGAGGGTCAAGTGTGAGGAGCTTCGAGAAGTACCCCTGTGGGTGTTTGGGCTCcggagcctggaggagctccatCTGGAGGGCCTCTTCCCTCCAGAACTTGCTCGAGCCGCTAATCTGGAGAGCCTTAAAGAGCTAAAGCTCCTCAAGTGCCTCTCCTTGAGAAGCAATGCGGGCAAGATGCCCCCCAGTGTGACGGACGTGGCGGGCCACCTGCAGCAGCTCAGTCTCCACAACGATGGGACGAGGCTGCTGACCCTCAATGGACTCAAGAAGCTCACGGCGCTGAGAGAGTTAGAGCTGGTAGGCTGTGGGCTGGAGAGGATACCCCATGCTGTCTTCAGTTTGACTGCGCTTCAGGAGTTAGACCTGAAGGACAACCACCTCCGCTCCATTGAGGAGATCCTGAGCTTCCAGCACTGTCGAAAACTGGTCACGCTCAAGCTATGGCACAACCAGATTGCTTATGTCCCGGAGCATGTTCGCAAACTGAAGAGTTTAGAGCAGCTATACCTCAGCCACAACAAGTTGGAGACTCTGACGCCCCAGCTCTGTTTCTGCACCAACCTCCGCCTTCTTGACATTTCGCACAATGGCCTGCGCTCCTTGCCCCCAGAGGTGGGCATTCTCCAAAATTTGCAGCATCTTGCAGTTTCCTACAATGCTCTGGAGGGACTCCCCGATGAACTCTTCTTTTGCCAAAAGCTTCGGACTCTACTGCTGGGTTACAATCATCTGAGCCAGCTCTCACCACGAGTGGCTGCACTGCGAGCCCTCAGCCGCCTGGAACTCAAGGGGAACCGGCTAGAGGCTTTACCTGAAGAACTTGGCAACTGTGGGGGACTCAAAAAATCAGGACTGCTGGTAGAGGAGGCCCTGTATGAGGGATTGCCTGCTGAAGTGCGGGAGAAAATGGAGGAGGAATAG